One Gossypium hirsutum isolate 1008001.06 chromosome A08, Gossypium_hirsutum_v2.1, whole genome shotgun sequence genomic window, aacttaaacacaacttaccatttcaattccaTAATGTAAATAGCACAGTTGTTATACCAActaaaccataagcttggcattatgcctatacaacatcatcaaatacacaagttagtgcatttatacatggttcaaatgaattcatccataaCAAGTAATATACACATTTATTCACATCATTTAAATCGCCATTCCCTTTCATAAGTTCATGATACAttccatttgaacacttaccatttcctttcctttccattaCATCATTACTCACACGAattgtgggtcagaatgtaagctacatgaagCTGCTCACACGatctgtggagtatccgcaaaaAATATAGGACCTCAGtcatcggtaggacatttaagactagcacccaaaacatgaaatccctaatgacatgtcatttgtatcctacgaattcctatgGTTCAACCTAGACTCAACATCTAACAATTAATCATAGCATTAACATGATTATAAATCGATccatttacattaaaaataacctaataaacattcaaattaaaaaatattaatacgaTAACTGTttctacgaacttacctcaactaTTAAGGACGTGAAGTTAAATCGAGCTAATCCGAAGCTTTTGTTTCACCTCGATCTAGGTCTGTacatggtttatcttgatctaaatagacaattttaatccatttaatacttatagtatacaatttagtccacatttcatatttatgccaaattactattttgcccctaacattttaacttttcacaatttagtccttaagcttataaattggaatctaagcattttaatccctcattcaagctaaaaaaaattattagggacttatatcaaaccaaataaaccatcatttcataaatttaacatgaatttttacaatttttacaaatcaatccctaaacgcaaatttcatcaaaaatcactttacagaacttatttatttctcaaaaaagattcataatctatcaattaatatcaaaaatcatttaagaGCATTCATGAcataaccctcaacctttaatagttttacaaattgactctcgggttagctaaattaagctaaaacaacctcaaaaacatagaaatcattaaaaacgggggtTGAAAACAATTACATGCACTaatggaagcttggccaaacctagCCTTTagcagttttacaaattgacccccgggctagctagattaagctaaaacgacctcaaaaacatagaaatcattaaaaacggggcttgaaaacACTTACATGCGCTAAAGGAAGCTTGGTTGAACCTAGCCCTATCTTCAATGGGGAAATTCGATTGAGGAAGAAGAAACGAAGATGatacttatttttctttcttttgttttaggttttaattacttaattacctttttaaccttaaaaaactttattaatttcatcaaaaccataCCATAAACATCCAATAAccataaaaatggtctaattaccatttaagtctgTCTGATTTCATTTCAATGGTTTTTTAGcctttttaactaatagaactccatttttacactttttacaatttagtccttttcacttaatcaatcatacaaacatcaaaatttcttaacgaaattttaatacgaccctaatataatcctataaacattaaaataaaataaaataataatttactcatcagatttgtggtcctgaaaccactgtttcgatttcactaaaaatggatTGTTACATTCACACTTAGAgatattttttgttataattattttattttgtttgggtAATAAGGAGTATATTATTTGGGTTTGagtttagtataatatattttagttttggaataaatatttttgaatattttataaatttaataagaaagctaaaatttatttaattgttaatataatataatgatgaacaataaaagatatttttgttaattcatataatatcataGAATGAAAAAATTTACATACAATaagcactttaattattttaaataaaataaatttattaaatatatataatttatgttttttacaagaaaaaattgaattgtgttgtccATTATTCATATAACTAGAATTAtgataactataaaaaaaaattctagttcACTCAAAAGAGAATGATCATTGTTAagctcaaaaatttgattttcacTATCGAAATATATGGAATAATGTCCTGGTTACTATCCCTAATTAAAAAGGTATCATTAGAAATGAAATTCTGAATGTCTTTGACGTAAACTAAATGATCAACCTTACTATAATAACTAGAGTTGTCACTACAATCATGCATGTTTTTATCCCTATCATTTCTAGTCGGGTCTTCATTTACAGTAGTATTTTCAGCAGGACCAAGGGGGCTATCTATTGATTTACTTAGCCCACATTTGTATTCTAATTCTCCCTTAGACAAGATCAAATTGAATCATCATTTTTCCATAGAGCTTGCTTGCCTCTATTTCCATGAAAGTACAGTAGATGAATAGTCATTCGATGAAAAAtcaattgaatattttatttcctaTCAGAATACGCATACTAGATACAATCACTAGGGTTATTAACGAACAATGAGTGAATATTGAAAGAAACGATTCTCTGTGAGAACCAGGAGTAGCAGTTCATTATATATGATAAagctcttttttcttttgaattagAAATATCGTATAAAAGTAACATGAATTATTACATTCAAAGTTGaaatatttttaacttataaCATTCAATATTAGTGGAATCCATCAGAGCCGCTGGCTTGATCTGAGCCCGAATCCGAAAAATTCGAGTCTGAAAGGTCCTGAGCCCAAAAGAACTCGAGCCTGAGCTAATCTGAACCTGAAAAAATTTGAACTCGAATAAATCCAAATCTAAAGTACGCTTAATCTGCGTCCGCTCATTTGCTAGCTAGCGTTATGTATTGCAAATCTAAAAAGCAAATGGGGTTGGGTTTTGGACTAACGTGTTTGAATTCCTAAGAAGAAAGCTCTGACTCTCCAAGAAAAAACTCGAGTGTTAGATGTCTGAGATTCATACCTAAGAAATCAAAGaataattggttttttttttgtttttttttttaaatgtttagtaAGTTGGCAATGAACCTGCAAATTGTGAACCATGATGTATTTAGCCAGCCAGCTTGTATCAGATTAGGTATTGTAATGTTTTTGAAGTTTACTTGCTGGATTTGTAGAGGTTGACCATTGTACCAGCTGTTGGTTTCTTCTGTATTTATGCTACCGAACTAGAAACAATGTTCTAATGGGTTTTTTCCTCTCGTACTGAAGACGTATTTTCCCTATCTTTCCATTGTTTCAAGTCtccaaaattaacataaattctCCCCCAAACATCGACTGTATCAAGATTCTCCACCACCTTTGCAAACATTCACGACGTTAATCACATTCATGATATGAAAATGAGAATGAAACAAACAATAAAACGAAATGCCACCTACCAAGGAATCTCTAGTACGAGCAATTCAGGCATTAAAGAATTTGAAGGTGAGATGAATTATAGAACAGATCAGGGCATTGTTGCAGTGGAAACTTCTGCCATGAGCACCCACCATGCTTCACCCACGATCGCCTACATCTCCCATGTATAGCTAAGTGACTTCACAATAGCTTCAGTCGAATACCATTACTGTTTGCTCTCTCTCACACACCAGTCGATGAAGTtatctttaataaattataataattgtaaaaCCACTTCAAGCCTTTCTTTTATTCAGAGTCCATATAGCCTCCTTTGAGAAGGGAAGAGGGGGTTTATCTTGAAATTGAGAAGTCAAGCCGATAAATAAGATAGCTTGAGCCAGTTTCATGAAGAAAAACACTACACCAGCATTATTATATGAACAGAACAGAAATCGCTTAGGAATAACAGCAACCATGGACAGCTAGGTTATAAGAAATGAACCATAATGTATATAATTCAGAATAAGGAAATTATTGAATCATTGATGACAAGCGCTCATCAACATTGGAATCACACAAAAAAATCAACAAGGGAAACAAAATTGATCATGATTCATGCCATTGCAATGTAAATTTGACGGACATCAGATGGGGACTGGCATCTTGTAGACTCCAATGTCCAAACTGAGCAGAAGAAGCCCTAGTGACGACTGTAGCAAACAGCAACTATATTCCCCTGAATAACATATGAACCATGTACACCATTGACCATTTCCGAGGCAAAGCTGCAACAAATCAAAGTctacacaaaaaagaaaagaaacactaTAGCCCTTCGAAAGAAACAACCCTATGTTCAGATAGTATTAACCCTAAGCTTCAAGGCTTTACGGAGGTGTCGCAAGGCAGTTAATCATTTGTTCTCCTTTACCGACGGAATTCCAAGTATGATGCTTAATCAGGAATCCTGCTGCCTATATATCGCAATTTCCTGCTGTTTGAAATATCGACGATCTTCTTCGTCCACCAGAACAAGATTTAAGTAATACTTCACACTGAATTTGTTGTTGATGTTGCGATAAGTTGGAGTCAGTTCATATGGACTAAGAAACAGCCTGATTGGAATTGATTCACCTTCAATACCAAGCACATGATTGTGAGCGCTATCCTTAAGGAAATGATATATATCAGTAGCAATTGAAGTATCTGAGGTATCAAAACTAAAAGTTTGCCTAACTACATATCCTTCCAAAAGAAAACACAACTCAGATCTTATAGTATGCAAGAAATCTTAAGTTACAAGCAAACCTCGGACTGGAGCACCATCCATCAACTCAAACTTAGCTAGCGTTTCTGTTTCAACATGAGTATTTGCTCCTGATCCAGTTGACTCTCGACGCCTGATCTCAAGATCCATATTCTTAATCTTGATCCTCACAAGAAGAAAATATATCTTACCAATAATAACATCCTTCAGATGATACCTGAGCAATTTGGATTCCACCAATGTCTAATCAAAACCTACGTGATAAAAAGTGACTAGGAAAATTGCTACTTATAATAGTTTAAGCTGACCAGCTTAAATCCTAAATCCACACAAACCTAAGCCAACCTATGATGCCAGGTTTAAGCACAATCCATAGATGTTAAACTTACTTGCTTTTATTATACTCAAACTCAATGTGCAGGCAATCTTCAATTCCAACTTCCATCTGCAAATGGATGGACTTTTGTTAAAATTAAGTATTATCAATAAAAAAGCTGTGTGAACtcattacaaatctcaaaatGAACAAATTTAATGTTAATAAGAATCAGTTAAGATACCAATGAAAAGCACAATACAATTTCTATCTTAACATTATGACAAGCACTCACTTTGATGCTATTGTTGATTGACGGAGGTGGAGAATAATTGCGAACCTCATACACATTAACCAAGCAAAAGATAAGTTGCTACAATCACAACACTGAAAAAGAAACTCAATGGAGAACAATATACAATGGTCAATTTAGTAAATGTCCTGAAACCATAATGAAAGGCCAAATAGATTGATGTTGGCTTTCTTGTATATGAGTATAATGTCGGGAATAAAAGGGAAAAGCAACTCTTCACAATAAGGCAGAGTCTAAAGTTCTCCCTTATATGGCACACCTTAGATACACTTATTTGTACAATGCTGCTAGTGCATTTGAGAGTGAGGTTCCATAATGcgcaagaaaaagagaaatgaaaaaggagATAAAActcattttgaaaagaaaaaaaataatgaaaggaagagGATGCAGATGAAAACACTTACTATAAAGTCCTGGTATTCCACTATGCTTCCACCATAATTACGACTAACTGTCACTTTCAGGACATACCTGGGAAAAGAAACGAATCAAATTCTAACATGGGTTGTCCAATTATAGTCTCAAAATGATCAACCTCAGCTGCGGACCAAcaaaacaatattttatttagaactccaaaataaacattttttaataatacataaataaCAGAGTGatttgtaaactttatttttttttttgttcaacgATTTCTAAACTTTATTGAGCTAAGTACCAAGAACTATTATTATGATAATCGACTGATTTATAAGCCTTAACAACCCATAACAAACATACATCCAGTGATCAAGGAAATACTCAAATCAAATTGACTAAAAGTGATgtgaataaaattttatctttaaagATTTAGTGCAGGGGGTACCATACCTAAGCCGCAGATTTGCACCGTTATAAGTTTCATATGGCATTTCAACTGTTGAAAATTCAAATGGATATGTTTTTCTTTCATATATATCCCCAGGAACATCCAATTCACGTACTGCAAATATCAAGAATATAAAAGTGGCAAACAAAACAAACCAATCAACAATCTACTAAAACTTAGCATAAACCAAACTTTTGTGCACATCATAAACGAGAAAGCTAAATCATAAACTTTTGTGCATCTCTGCCACATGCATCTAATGAAAACTAATCActgaaatttatttaaaagaacACCTAAAAGTACCCAGGCAGAGCAAACAAAAGTGAAGTCAGAATATACGCACCAAGGGAGGTAAAATCATAAAAGTTGCCTCTGTCAAAATACATCTCtggaaagaaaaaacaaagttaGCATTAACTTCATTTCAACAAGAAATACGAATACACGTAAAAATTCAGTCCTATTCAGTTTCCATGTCAGAATGATATTTAAAGCTTGGACTGAATCAGTGAACAAAGAGCAAGGACGAACCTATTTGACCAAGGAGCTCAACTTTAACACCAAGATGTTCAATTTTCTTTCCTTGAAGTGGTTCTATGGAAACCTGAAAGCGGCAGATAATAGGAAGTTCTTCAAAAGGTTTAGGGTTGATAAATGAATCATCAAAGCTATGAATATAATACGACTTCAATGATCTGATCCCAATCTGTTAAAATCTTTCTAAaagtaaataagtgaataaatacCTTCCCAGCAATACTTTCTTTACTTTGGAAAAGCGAAACCATAATCGTTTTGCCATTTTCCTTTTTCATCGGGACCTAATCAAACCGCAATAATCCAGATTCCACAACATGAATCGtgaaaaattaactaataatcacaataaaaataaaagtctagttttaattttctttttaaacgATTCTACACCTGAGAGGATCGAGAGGAATACCTGCTTCCGAGATTTTCCGTCGGAAAATGTGATCGAGATATTACATGCAGGCTTGAAAGCTCCAATCaggaaattctttttaaaaagagCAAATCCGAATTACATTCAATAAACAGTCAAATTGGAAATCCATTAGAATTAAGAAAAGCAAATTCCAATGAAAGTGAGATATTACCATGCTGTTACGTTGCAATGAAATTGAGGATGAGTTAAATATATTGTGAGAGCAATTATTGAGATCGGAAAGCGCAGGAAGGAAGAAACGAAAAACCCTAGACGGCAGAGGGGATTGAAATTGGCGAAGGAGAGGAAACCCAACCAACCAGTTTGAGTTTTGACAGTTAGGAATGAGAAGCAAAGACTGGCGTCTATTCTATCCAGTACTACCAAGCTCGTCGTCAACATCACGTGCTTTTCACGCGATGtcactataataataataactagtaTTTATCCCGAGCTGCGCGTGGGCTATATAATTCATTATACGGTAATAAATTATTAAAGGAACAAAtagatttctttttaaaaaactaataGATTAATATCTATATGGGTACATtcccttaaaaataatttatatgggCAGATAATATAAAGTAAAACTCTGAAAATATTGAGCCAACTATTCTCTTAATTGTTCACCCTTTGCAACAACACCAACTATTCTGCACAATCCACCACCACCTCAATTTAGGTAGCCTTTACCTCCTGTTGCGAAGCATCATCCCCTCCCAAAATATCTTCAATCTTTGCAATGACATCTAAGTAGAGGTATCTCCACccttctcttctcttttctttttttccttttattggCTTCCCTAGGTCTCCATTGAGCCTCCTTTTGTGGTTCAAATGTACCTTTCCCTTCAGCTCTAAGTTTTTTCTGAGCCTTTTCAAATTCATCTTAAGAAGTAATTTTCATTCTTGCCATTGTGAATATAAGAAGACAAAATGACAAACAACTAAGAGAGAATAACAAACTTAAGTAACAACAGCTTAAGGAAAATATGAATCGATTAGGGTAATTGCACAACCACTTTAAGAACACTTTTTGGAAACAATCAAATCAATTTCAAATCCCACATTAATGATGAAAAAGCATGACAATTGCCACTCCTTTTTCCCTCCAAGATTTAGTGAGAGAAACAAAtcacaaaaagaaaattttataacaaaattttgAATCCAAAAATAACCCTTGACAAAACAAAATCAAGCTTTTGTGTTTGGATGCCTTCCAAAAACTTGTGAGTCATTTAGACGTGACACACTCTAATAGAGGACTTCAAGTGTTCAAACCTAGTTGCATCCAATGGTTTAGTGAACAAATCAACTAGTTATTTTTGTGTGGACATGAACTTAACCTCAACAACACCATTCTCAATCAATTCCCATATGAAATGATACCTAATGTCAATATGTGTAGTCTTCTAATGTTGTACTAGATTCTTGAAAATATTAATGTCACTTGTGTTATCACACAAGACAATAGCCATATCTAATTCAACACCAAAATCTTTCATTATTTGCTTCATCCATAGCAATTGAGCATAGTAACTCCATTCAACAACATACCGATAGTGAGATTGAACTTGTTTCTTATAGTACTATGACACCAAATTCAATCCAAGGTAGAGACAACCACATGATGTACTCTTCCTATCATCAATGTTACATGCCCATTTAGCATCATTGTAACCAACTAGATTCATGATGCTATCCTTTGAAAACCAAATTCCCAAATCAGTAGTTCTATGGACATATCAGATAATCCTCTTCACAGGTTTCGCATGGGACTCTCTTGGACTTGCTTGGTACCTAGCGCATActattggatctggtgccctaagtgtagtatttttcgtctatgtacatttgtaatttttcaaacaaattggttaataaaattattcataattatattaataCCCTATGTATATTGTCCTCACGTGGTTTTTGCATATAAAGctaatagaagcaaatattggctcactagttatctaat contains:
- the LOC107946648 gene encoding vacuolar protein sorting-associated protein 26A isoform X1, whose protein sequence is MNFLIGAFKPACNISITFSDGKSRKQVPMKKENGKTIMVSLFQSKESIAGKVSIEPLQGKKIEHLGVKVELLGQIEMYFDRGNFYDFTSLVRELDVPGDIYERKTYPFEFSTVEMPYETYNGANLRLRYVLKVTVSRNYGGSIVEYQDFIVRNYSPPPSINNSIKMEVGIEDCLHIEFEYNKSKYHLKDVIIGKIYFLLVRIKIKNMDLEIRRRESTGSGANTHVETETLAKFELMDGAPVRGESIPIRLFLSPYELTPTYRNINNKFSVKYYLNLVLVDEEDRRYFKQQEIAIYRQQDS
- the LOC107946648 gene encoding vacuolar protein sorting-associated protein 26A isoform X2, whose protein sequence is MNFLIGAFKPACNISITFSDGKSRKQVPMKKENGKTIMVSLFQSKESIAGKVSIEPLQGKKIEHLGVKVELLGQIEMYFDRGNFYDFTSLVRELDVPGDIYERKTYPFEFSTVEMPYETYNGANLRLRYVLKVTVSRNYGGSIVEYQDFICCDCSNLSFAWLMCMRFAIILHLRQSTIASKWKLELKIACTLSLSIIKASESIPIRLFLSPYELTPTYRNINNKFSVKYYLNLVLVDEEDRRYFKQQEIAIYRQQDS